One Prolixibacteraceae bacterium DNA segment encodes these proteins:
- a CDS encoding 5'-nucleotidase C-terminal domain-containing protein has protein sequence MVKILNRYLSRWYLAAFLWGLLGTSCSTNTEPYSYKKASYKYYLVDNNYDSENKVSNLIKPYRDKLNKDMNRVIGEASVNMFKGRPEALLSNFCADLLLSEGKAYAKTHAEVDRIDFSMLNNGGLRVPISKGKITVENIFQLMPFENEVVLLQLSGAQAKQFLNYIAYRGGESVSGVRFVIHDKKADKVLLNNQKLNSSKMYWLITSDYIADGGDGSGALKKANKRINTGIKLRDLFITYIENQTKEGNNITSKLDGRIQNGK, from the coding sequence ATGGTAAAGATATTGAACCGATACCTTTCTCGATGGTATTTAGCCGCATTTTTGTGGGGGTTGCTGGGAACAAGTTGTTCTACTAATACAGAGCCTTATAGTTATAAAAAAGCATCATATAAGTATTATTTAGTAGATAATAACTATGATAGTGAGAACAAGGTCTCTAATCTTATTAAGCCTTATCGTGATAAGCTAAATAAAGATATGAATCGTGTGATTGGAGAAGCTTCTGTAAATATGTTTAAGGGAAGACCAGAAGCTTTATTATCTAATTTTTGTGCAGATCTTCTCTTGTCGGAAGGCAAGGCATATGCTAAGACGCATGCAGAGGTCGATCGTATTGATTTTTCTATGCTAAACAATGGTGGTCTGCGTGTCCCTATAAGTAAGGGCAAAATAACCGTTGAGAATATCTTTCAGTTGATGCCTTTTGAAAATGAAGTAGTATTGCTTCAGTTGAGTGGTGCTCAGGCAAAACAGTTTTTAAATTATATTGCTTATCGAGGAGGCGAATCGGTGTCGGGAGTCCGATTTGTAATTCATGATAAGAAGGCAGACAAGGTCTTGTTAAACAATCAAAAGTTAAATTCCTCAAAAATGTATTGGTTGATCACTAGTGATTATATCGCAGATGGTGGAGACGGTTCAGGAGCTCTTAAGAAAGCCAACAAGAGAATAAACACTGGAATTAAGTTGAGAGATCTATTCATTACATATATAGAGAATCAAACAAAAGAAGGGAATAATATTACATCAAAACTAGATGGGAGAATTCAAAATGGAAAATAG
- a CDS encoding metallophosphatase: MENRRSFLKKAGVLTTSALTASAVGSHVIAGNSQNTSKLTLLHTNDFHSHVDPFPEDAARYAGKGGLERRANLVQKIRNEGNEVLLLDAGDIFQGTPYFNYFKGKVELECMSLMGYDAATLGNHEFDNGLRGIDSQLQHADFPFVCSNYDFTNTILNGKTKEFLILNKGDVKVGIYGLGVDFDGLVLERNYGETIFKDPLETALKMEKMLKEEHQCDLIVCLSHIGYKYKTDRISDMMVAASTLYTNVIIGGHTHTFLDKPSIVENKKREKVIVSQTGWAGIQLGRIDIEFVPSKNPVYHSSMVEIGIDS; this comes from the coding sequence ATGGAAAATAGAAGATCATTTTTAAAGAAAGCTGGAGTTTTAACTACATCTGCTTTAACTGCATCTGCTGTTGGAAGCCATGTTATTGCGGGTAATTCTCAAAACACAAGTAAGTTAACACTATTACATACGAACGATTTCCACTCTCATGTAGATCCTTTCCCTGAAGATGCAGCGAGATATGCTGGTAAAGGAGGTCTTGAACGTAGAGCAAATTTAGTACAAAAGATTCGAAACGAGGGAAATGAAGTGCTGTTGTTAGATGCTGGGGATATCTTCCAAGGGACTCCTTACTTCAACTATTTTAAAGGAAAGGTCGAACTTGAATGTATGAGTCTAATGGGCTATGATGCTGCGACTCTTGGAAATCATGAATTTGACAATGGATTAAGAGGGATTGATAGCCAGTTGCAACATGCTGACTTCCCATTTGTATGTTCAAATTATGATTTCACAAATACAATACTAAACGGAAAGACTAAGGAGTTTTTAATTCTGAATAAGGGAGATGTTAAGGTTGGAATCTATGGATTAGGAGTAGATTTTGATGGGTTGGTCTTAGAACGTAATTATGGCGAGACTATCTTTAAAGATCCGTTAGAGACTGCCTTAAAGATGGAGAAGATGCTAAAAGAAGAACATCAGTGCGATCTGATCGTCTGTCTTTCTCATATTGGTTATAAATATAAGACAGATCGTATCTCTGACATGATGGTAGCTGCTTCTACTTTATATACCAATGTGATTATTGGTGGTCATACGCATACTTTTCTTGATAAGCCTTCTATTGTTGAGAATAAGAAAAGGGAGAAGGTGATTGTGAGTCAAACAGGATGGGCTGGGATACAACTTGGACGTATTGATATAGAGTTTGTTCCAAGTAAAAATCCTGTATACCATTCCTCCATGGTGGAGATTGGGATAGATTCTTAG
- a CDS encoding cysteine-rich CWC family protein, whose protein sequence is MQKRCPRCHETFECCHDKIESCWCSKVKIDKVTYHYISNNFNDCLCKKCTEALQSSNNQNIQNQ, encoded by the coding sequence ATGCAGAAAAGATGCCCCCGTTGTCATGAAACTTTCGAGTGTTGTCACGATAAAATAGAATCTTGTTGGTGTAGTAAAGTAAAGATTGATAAGGTTACATATCATTACATAAGTAATAATTTCAACGATTGCCTTTGTAAAAAATGTACAGAAGCACTTCAATCCTCCAACAACCAGAATATTCAAAACCAATAA
- a CDS encoding peptidyl-alpha-hydroxyglycine alpha-amidating lyase family protein, whose product MAKRREFLKVAFAAGVGATFFASCSGDEKKACSKKNYSVVASWPKAGDQITEVGVTGVTQLPNGHILYSGGDIANPMIELDKEGNLVRKWGGDVITLKHEVRCLGDKIFITDIGSHQIHQFDLKGNLLQSWGVKNEPGTDHLRFNKPTDIALAPSGDYYVSDGYKNNRVVCLDKNGKYKFEWGQKGVEPGQFNIPHNIGVDRKGHVYVADRKNARVQVFELDGKFVTSWDWFSRPFGIFVADDGNIYVSDGGADKPQCVSIVTPEGKVLQTIGSTGSKKGQFDIPHSLYVANDGALFVAEGTNKRVQKFVIK is encoded by the coding sequence ATGGCAAAGAGAAGAGAATTTTTGAAGGTTGCTTTCGCTGCAGGTGTTGGTGCCACTTTTTTTGCATCTTGTTCTGGAGATGAGAAAAAAGCATGTTCAAAAAAGAACTATAGTGTTGTTGCTTCATGGCCAAAAGCAGGAGATCAGATAACCGAAGTAGGAGTGACAGGAGTTACACAACTTCCTAATGGACATATACTATATTCGGGAGGAGATATTGCCAATCCGATGATTGAGCTGGATAAAGAGGGAAACCTTGTACGTAAATGGGGAGGAGATGTTATAACACTAAAGCACGAAGTGCGTTGCTTGGGGGATAAAATATTTATTACAGATATAGGCTCTCACCAAATTCATCAATTTGATTTGAAAGGCAACCTTCTTCAATCGTGGGGTGTGAAGAACGAGCCAGGAACCGATCATCTTCGTTTTAATAAACCAACAGATATTGCATTGGCTCCGAGTGGAGACTATTATGTAAGCGATGGTTATAAGAATAATCGTGTGGTCTGTTTGGATAAAAATGGAAAATACAAATTTGAGTGGGGACAGAAAGGGGTAGAACCTGGACAATTTAATATCCCTCACAATATTGGAGTGGATCGCAAAGGACATGTGTATGTTGCAGATCGAAAGAATGCAAGGGTACAGGTCTTTGAATTGGATGGCAAATTTGTAACCTCTTGGGATTGGTTTAGTCGTCCGTTTGGAATATTTGTCGCAGATGATGGAAATATCTATGTGAGTGATGGAGGAGCAGACAAACCACAGTGTGTCTCTATTGTCACCCCTGAGGGAAAGGTGCTTCAAACAATCGGATCTACTGGCTCTAAAAAAGGTCAATTTGATATTCCTCATTCTCTTTATGTGGCGAATGATGGAGCATTGTTTGTGGCAGAGGGAACCAATAAACGTGTACAAAAATTTGTGATCAAATAG
- the ndk gene encoding nucleoside-diphosphate kinase: MHKNDITLTMIKPGAVKKNHIGPILGIINENGFRIKAMKLTHLSVDLARKFYAIHEGKPFFDDLISFMSSGPIVAAILEKENAVTDFRALIGATDPDKAEEGTIRKLFAESLSHNAVHGSDSNDNAQIEASFFFNQTEIF, from the coding sequence ATGCATAAGAACGACATCACTTTAACTATGATAAAGCCGGGAGCGGTAAAGAAAAATCATATCGGTCCTATTCTAGGAATTATCAATGAGAATGGATTCCGTATCAAAGCAATGAAACTAACTCATCTTAGTGTAGATCTGGCTCGTAAGTTTTATGCCATCCATGAGGGGAAGCCTTTCTTTGATGACTTAATCTCTTTTATGTCTTCAGGACCTATCGTTGCTGCAATTCTTGAGAAGGAGAATGCGGTAACTGATTTCAGAGCATTAATAGGAGCAACAGATCCTGATAAAGCAGAAGAAGGGACCATTCGAAAACTTTTCGCAGAGTCTCTGTCTCATAATGCAGTTCATGGATCAGACTCAAATGATAATGCTCAGATTGAAGCCTCTTTTTTCTTCAATCAGACTGAGATATTTTAA
- a CDS encoding bifunctional oligoribonuclease/PAP phosphatase NrnA, with amino-acid sequence MQRFEPKLLEQAKKLLSSFNKIVIVPHTNPDGDAMGASIGLHYVLTALGKSVTIVSPTDFPEYLKWTDVSKEVVIFEWENAKAKRVMRHAEMIVYLDFNDIKRTGSMENELVALNKPSIMIDHHPYPKDIAIYSFSDTTSSSTCELVVDFVYECGWKESLCRTGASSLFMGILTDTGGFAHNSSNPNLYRVVGLLMEKKVDKDYIYSKVFHQFSANRLRLMGYAISEKMTVLEDLSVSYITLTKEELEKYQFQSGDTEGVVNEPLQIKGMVCSVLFMEKDGFIKISFRSKGDFPVNEISEKYFHGGGHLNAAGGRSNGTLLEATQKFEKVIQEYRELLINEMQKLK; translated from the coding sequence ATGCAGAGATTTGAACCCAAGCTTCTGGAACAGGCGAAAAAGCTTTTATCTAGTTTTAATAAAATTGTTATAGTGCCTCATACCAATCCTGATGGTGATGCGATGGGAGCTTCTATAGGCCTACATTATGTGTTGACTGCTTTGGGGAAGAGTGTTACTATTGTATCTCCAACTGATTTTCCTGAATATTTAAAATGGACTGACGTAAGTAAGGAGGTCGTTATCTTTGAATGGGAGAATGCCAAAGCCAAGAGAGTAATGCGCCATGCGGAGATGATTGTGTATCTAGACTTTAATGATATTAAAAGAACGGGATCGATGGAGAATGAGCTTGTTGCTCTAAACAAACCGTCGATCATGATTGATCATCACCCTTACCCAAAAGATATTGCGATTTACTCATTTAGTGACACGACCTCTAGTTCTACATGTGAGTTGGTAGTGGATTTTGTTTATGAGTGTGGCTGGAAGGAGAGTTTGTGTCGAACAGGTGCATCTTCTCTTTTTATGGGGATTCTTACGGATACTGGTGGTTTTGCTCACAACTCTTCCAATCCTAACCTATACCGTGTGGTAGGATTGTTGATGGAGAAGAAGGTGGATAAAGATTATATCTATTCCAAGGTGTTTCATCAGTTTAGCGCAAATCGACTTCGCTTAATGGGATATGCTATTTCCGAAAAGATGACTGTTCTAGAGGATTTAAGTGTTTCATATATCACGTTGACAAAAGAGGAATTGGAGAAATATCAATTTCAGTCGGGAGATACGGAGGGTGTAGTGAATGAACCACTACAGATAAAAGGAATGGTCTGTTCTGTCTTATTCATGGAAAAAGATGGATTTATAAAGATCTCGTTCCGCTCTAAAGGAGACTTCCCCGTAAATGAAATATCAGAGAAGTACTTTCATGGTGGTGGTCACTTAAATGCAGCTGGAGGAAGAAGTAATGGTACTCTATTGGAAGCTACTCAAAAGTTTGAGAAGGTCATTCAAGAGTATCGCGAATTATTGATTAATGAAATGCAAAAGCTAAAATAG
- a CDS encoding FKBP-type peptidyl-prolyl cis-trans isomerase, with protein sequence MNRTKTVNKFLSIIMFSLLVSCFSCKKTTNQELRDQELSLRTGYIEKYHRNEIPVYRGVYVIPDKNQPKDQVKDAIVDKDVVRVYYEGYLLEQTKDGVNIKKERFDGNFDYKTGKEKYDPYTVTVVDQELHQSARTTEISGWHVALTHMHIGERAEVIIPSSQAYSIKGNGSIGPYQTLVFFMEVKEKASSSSEEPIVE encoded by the coding sequence ATGAATAGAACAAAAACAGTAAATAAGTTTCTTAGTATTATCATGTTTTCCCTACTGGTGTCATGTTTTTCCTGTAAGAAAACTACGAACCAAGAGTTACGTGATCAAGAGTTGTCATTGAGAACTGGATATATCGAGAAGTATCATCGAAATGAGATCCCAGTTTATCGTGGAGTGTATGTTATTCCAGACAAGAATCAACCAAAGGATCAGGTAAAAGATGCTATTGTGGATAAAGATGTGGTTCGAGTTTACTATGAAGGATATCTTTTGGAACAGACCAAAGATGGTGTGAATATCAAAAAAGAACGTTTTGATGGGAACTTTGATTATAAAACAGGAAAAGAAAAGTATGATCCTTATACCGTTACTGTAGTGGATCAAGAGCTTCATCAGAGTGCACGTACTACAGAGATCTCTGGTTGGCATGTTGCTCTTACTCATATGCATATTGGAGAGAGAGCAGAAGTGATTATTCCATCCTCCCAAGCTTATAGTATCAAAGGTAACGGATCTATTGGACCATACCAAACATTGGTGTTCTTTATGGAGGTAAAAGAGAAGGCTAGTAGTAGCTCGGAAGAACCAATTGTTGAATAG
- a CDS encoding septation protein IspZ: MNDGLKKLIPGLIPLLVFIIADAIWGPQIGVIVALVIGVLELLIVYIRDRIIDRFILLDTAILVLFSSLSLITHDEIFFKLKPAFMESFLVVVIGISVFTSKNLILMMSRRFMPTEIGGDQEAMMKKMMIPLFWMMLVHVFMIVYAAYFMSNEWWGFISGVLFYVIVLSYMAFFMLRNRWRVKKMQRTVPFFDANNGMKSSSGKFTPSYIQIRLFLTNQSKESVYLKNEGDIASFTGNVSSKEGIEAQIGHWIGGELGLSSMQVQLANEYNLRAKQDKIILVVWAICEDDFSLGSEWKAYAVQELSSNMMFDLKSFT, from the coding sequence ATGAATGACGGATTAAAAAAATTAATACCAGGACTTATTCCTCTTTTGGTATTTATTATTGCAGATGCTATTTGGGGGCCACAGATTGGAGTGATTGTTGCTCTTGTTATTGGTGTTTTAGAGCTTTTGATCGTCTATATTCGTGATCGTATCATTGATCGCTTTATACTTCTTGATACCGCGATACTTGTCCTTTTCTCCTCTTTGTCTCTGATCACTCATGATGAGATATTTTTTAAGCTAAAGCCTGCTTTTATGGAGTCGTTTTTAGTGGTTGTGATTGGGATTTCTGTTTTCACATCAAAGAACCTTATTCTGATGATGTCTCGTCGTTTTATGCCTACGGAGATTGGTGGCGATCAGGAAGCGATGATGAAAAAGATGATGATTCCTCTCTTTTGGATGATGTTAGTCCATGTGTTTATGATTGTGTATGCAGCATATTTTATGTCGAATGAATGGTGGGGATTTATAAGTGGTGTCCTGTTTTATGTGATTGTTCTATCTTACATGGCTTTCTTTATGCTTCGTAATCGATGGAGGGTCAAAAAGATGCAGCGTACTGTTCCATTTTTTGATGCAAACAATGGGATGAAGTCTTCTTCAGGAAAATTTACTCCTAGTTATATTCAGATTCGTCTCTTTTTAACGAACCAGTCTAAAGAGTCTGTGTATCTAAAGAATGAGGGGGATATTGCAAGTTTTACTGGTAATGTCTCTTCCAAAGAGGGAATAGAAGCCCAAATTGGACATTGGATTGGTGGGGAATTAGGACTATCATCTATGCAAGTCCAATTGGCAAATGAGTATAACCTGAGAGCAAAACAAGATAAGATTATTCTTGTCGTTTGGGCTATATGTGAAGATGACTTCTCTTTAGGGAGTGAATGGAAAGCTTATGCAGTACAAGAACTCTCTTCAAATATGATGTTTGACCTTAAGTCGTTCACATAG
- a CDS encoding helix-turn-helix domain-containing protein → MRDRVQTLLDRYNLSVSEFAEKIGVQKSSISHLISGRNMPSFAFCEKLAQTFPEVNMRWFISGQGAFLEDDSSDSADKSNLDLFSSLEEVVTETDVDSKRQRVERIIVFYDDNTFKEYNPR, encoded by the coding sequence ATGAGAGATCGAGTTCAGACATTATTAGACAGATATAACCTATCTGTTTCAGAATTTGCAGAAAAGATAGGAGTACAGAAGTCAAGTATCTCGCATTTAATAAGTGGGCGCAATATGCCAAGCTTTGCTTTTTGTGAAAAACTAGCACAAACATTCCCTGAGGTGAATATGAGGTGGTTTATTAGTGGCCAAGGAGCTTTTTTAGAGGATGATTCTTCGGATAGCGCAGATAAAAGTAATCTGGATCTATTTAGCTCCTTAGAGGAGGTTGTAACAGAGACAGATGTCGATTCAAAGAGACAGCGCGTAGAGCGAATTATAGTTTTTTATGACGATAATACCTTTAAAGAGTATAATCCTAGATAA
- a CDS encoding dihydroorotate dehydrogenase electron transfer subunit — MNKTVQRLVVINKEIINEDNFILSLKSPVPLANVLAGQFLSINVEKSKDVFLRRPFSIHDVHLESNSLDVLIKTVGPGSSALKEVEVGDELDTIYPLGNSFTMPKKDEKVLLVGGGVGIAPMLYLAKELKPYTSNVNILLGSRKGSDQILLDRYEKVGTVFTTTEDGTVGEKGYVTDHSFMKEHLGEIDHIYCCGPEPMMKSIAKLTASEGVDCEVSLENMMGCGFGVCLCCVTDTQAGHKCVCSDGPIFNTSDLKW; from the coding sequence ATGAATAAGACCGTTCAACGCCTTGTTGTAATAAACAAAGAGATTATTAATGAAGACAATTTTATTCTGTCTTTAAAGTCTCCTGTCCCTCTCGCTAATGTCTTAGCGGGTCAATTTCTCTCTATTAATGTGGAAAAATCAAAAGATGTCTTTCTGAGACGTCCTTTTTCTATTCATGATGTACATCTTGAAAGCAACTCTTTAGATGTTTTGATTAAGACTGTAGGTCCTGGATCTTCTGCTTTAAAAGAGGTTGAGGTTGGCGATGAGCTGGATACTATCTACCCTTTAGGAAATAGCTTTACGATGCCTAAAAAGGATGAGAAAGTACTTCTTGTAGGTGGAGGAGTAGGGATCGCTCCAATGCTATATTTAGCTAAAGAGCTTAAGCCTTATACATCTAACGTAAATATTCTTTTAGGGTCAAGAAAAGGTTCTGATCAAATTTTATTAGATCGTTACGAAAAAGTTGGTACGGTTTTTACTACTACCGAAGATGGAACTGTTGGAGAAAAAGGGTACGTTACTGATCACTCTTTCATGAAAGAACATCTTGGTGAAATAGATCATATCTATTGTTGTGGTCCAGAGCCGATGATGAAGAGCATTGCTAAATTAACTGCATCTGAAGGTGTTGACTGCGAAGTGTCGCTAGAGAACATGATGGGATGTGGCTTCGGCGTGTGTTTGTGCTGTGTGACTGATACTCAAGCTGGACATAAATGTGTTTGTTCTGATGGTCCAATCTTTAATACTAGTGATTTAAAATGGTAG
- a CDS encoding dihydroorotate dehydrogenase — protein sequence MVDLKVDLGNGLILDNPVLTASGTFGYGTEFDDFIDLNRLGGFVVKGTTLNHREGNPYPRMAETPSGMLNAVGLQNKGIKYFVDNIYPTLTKYESKVIVNVSGSTIEDYVACTEHLEGLEGIDAIELNISCPNVKEGGMAFGTSCASAEEVVSAVRKVYSKHLMVKLSPNVTDITEIARSAEAAGADSVSLINTLLGMAIDAKSRKPLLSTVTGGLSGPAVKPVALRMVWQVANSVQIPVVGLGGIMNAEDAVEFMLAGASAVQLGTANFIDPQVTVKVVDGIQSYMEEQNIASSKELIGALKL from the coding sequence ATGGTAGATTTAAAAGTAGATTTGGGCAATGGCCTAATATTAGATAATCCAGTTTTGACAGCATCAGGTACCTTTGGATATGGTACAGAGTTTGATGATTTTATTGATCTGAATAGACTCGGTGGTTTCGTAGTGAAGGGTACTACTCTTAATCATAGAGAAGGTAATCCATATCCCCGAATGGCAGAAACTCCTTCAGGAATGTTGAATGCAGTAGGTCTTCAGAACAAAGGAATAAAATATTTTGTTGATAATATATATCCAACTCTTACAAAGTATGAGTCTAAAGTAATTGTTAATGTATCTGGTTCTACTATCGAAGACTATGTTGCATGTACAGAACACTTAGAAGGGTTAGAGGGAATTGATGCGATTGAGTTGAATATCTCTTGTCCTAATGTAAAAGAGGGGGGAATGGCTTTTGGTACTAGTTGTGCTTCTGCAGAAGAGGTTGTGAGTGCTGTAAGAAAGGTTTATTCTAAACACTTGATGGTTAAATTGTCGCCAAATGTAACTGATATCACAGAGATTGCGCGAAGTGCAGAGGCTGCTGGAGCTGACTCTGTATCTTTGATCAATACATTATTAGGTATGGCTATTGATGCAAAGAGTAGAAAACCTTTACTTTCGACTGTTACGGGAGGTTTGTCAGGACCTGCCGTGAAACCTGTTGCACTTAGAATGGTATGGCAAGTGGCGAATAGTGTCCAGATTCCTGTTGTAGGTCTTGGTGGTATTATGAACGCAGAGGATGCTGTTGAGTTTATGTTGGCAGGAGCATCTGCAGTACAGCTTGGGACTGCTAATTTCATTGATCCTCAGGTGACTGTGAAAGTAGTCGACGGGATTCAAAGTTATATGGAAGAACAAAATATTGCTTCTTCAAAAGAATTGATTGGAGCATTAAAATTATAA
- a CDS encoding beta-lactamase family protein, whose amino-acid sequence MNNKRSKNSVLICTIFSLLFMCPYFFFSWTEGQELGRQGATITPPSSYVTKPIAIDAKVESKINDMVTRFMKREEMNGISLAFAKDGKVVYSKSFGVRDTISKDSVHNTTMFRIASVSKLITAAGIGRLCDQNKIKLEDKIFGIDGIINDTIYMPYKDKRLTDVTVRELLEHSGGWTQRYGDPMFNTMAVANKMEASLPCDEQTMLKFVTSRRLHFTPGTRCCYSNLGYFLLGQVIEKVSGMPYEEYINRYVLYPSGIVDMKLGKSFSDSLTINETQYYEPEGSFEISAYDGSNQLVYKSNGGNNISLLSSAGGWISNPTDLLLLSMSLDGNETYPDIVSNKFIREMISPRKGFDPLGWRGIDANKNPFRTGSMPGSQALLKQQKNGVSFAIVTNTSSWKGPRFSSNLSSLMSAIERKLKL is encoded by the coding sequence ATGAACAACAAACGATCTAAAAATAGTGTATTGATATGCACAATTTTTTCTCTACTCTTTATGTGTCCATACTTCTTCTTTTCGTGGACAGAAGGGCAAGAGTTAGGTCGTCAGGGTGCAACTATTACTCCTCCATCTAGTTATGTAACCAAACCAATTGCGATTGATGCAAAGGTCGAATCAAAGATTAATGACATGGTTACTCGTTTTATGAAGAGAGAGGAGATGAATGGAATTTCTCTTGCTTTTGCAAAGGATGGTAAGGTCGTTTATTCCAAAAGTTTTGGTGTTAGAGATACTATTTCCAAAGATTCTGTCCATAATACAACCATGTTTCGTATTGCAAGTGTATCCAAGTTGATTACAGCTGCAGGTATTGGAAGGTTGTGTGATCAGAATAAGATAAAGCTAGAAGACAAGATTTTTGGTATAGATGGTATTATAAATGATACTATTTATATGCCATACAAAGACAAGCGTTTGACTGATGTTACAGTTCGTGAACTTTTAGAACATTCTGGTGGATGGACCCAAAGATATGGCGATCCCATGTTTAATACCATGGCTGTAGCAAATAAGATGGAGGCTTCTCTTCCTTGTGATGAGCAAACCATGTTAAAGTTTGTGACTTCTCGTAGGCTGCATTTTACACCCGGAACTAGATGTTGTTATTCTAATTTAGGTTATTTCTTATTGGGGCAAGTGATTGAGAAAGTGAGTGGAATGCCATACGAAGAGTATATTAATAGATATGTTTTGTATCCTTCGGGAATCGTCGATATGAAACTAGGAAAGAGCTTTTCCGATTCTCTGACTATAAATGAGACTCAATATTATGAACCAGAAGGTTCTTTTGAGATTTCAGCATATGATGGAAGTAACCAGTTGGTTTATAAATCGAATGGTGGAAACAATATCTCTCTTTTGAGTTCTGCAGGTGGATGGATTAGTAATCCGACAGATCTTTTGTTGTTGTCGATGTCTTTAGATGGCAATGAAACTTATCCAGATATTGTTTCTAATAAGTTTATTCGTGAGATGATCTCTCCCCGAAAAGGTTTTGATCCATTAGGTTGGAGAGGAATTGATGCAAACAAAAATCCATTCCGTACTGGAAGTATGCCTGGATCTCAAGCGCTTTTGAAGCAGCAGAAAAATGGAGTATCTTTTGCTATTGTTACCAATACCAGTAGTTGGAAAGGTCCTCGTTTTTCGAGTAATTTAAGTTCGTTGATGTCTGCTATTGAACGAAAGCTTAAATTATAG
- a CDS encoding dicarboxylate/amino acid:cation symporter — protein MTKTKISIHWQILIALCLSVLFGYYLKDYVPYVSWMGDIFLRSLKMIVIPLVLTSVASGIAKLGETDGFKRLGLKTLLYYLTTSIFAILGGLFFSNILKPGVGFTPTETSSSEVTSSLTSANSTSIKDTLIHIVPDNIFSSFYHSELLSIIFFAIVIGIFIPKLKKRDSEMLIGILEASFELFMKITMFIIKLAPYGIFGLISKVVAEQEDMSGMLSSLGIFMVSVLSALFVHFVIVIPLMVRFIGKANPIKHFDNMSTALLTAFSTASSAAALPLTMEATHEESGVSKKITNFTLPVGATVNMDGTAIYICAVVMFIAQLKGVDLSFYQQFVILISALLTSIGTAAIPMGSLVVITIILDLLNLPIEMVAVVLPVDRLLDMFRTATNVWSDSCGAVIVAKTEGETLHV, from the coding sequence ATGACAAAAACAAAAATTTCAATTCATTGGCAAATATTAATCGCTCTGTGTCTTTCTGTATTATTTGGTTATTATTTAAAAGACTATGTCCCTTATGTTAGTTGGATGGGAGATATCTTCTTACGATCTCTTAAAATGATTGTTATTCCCCTTGTTTTAACATCCGTTGCATCTGGAATTGCCAAATTAGGAGAAACAGACGGTTTTAAAAGATTGGGTTTAAAAACACTTCTTTACTATTTGACAACGAGTATATTTGCTATTCTAGGTGGTCTGTTTTTTTCGAATATATTGAAGCCTGGTGTTGGATTTACACCTACAGAAACCTCTAGCAGTGAGGTAACTAGTAGCTTGACTTCGGCCAATAGTACGAGTATAAAAGATACTTTAATTCATATTGTTCCAGATAATATCTTTAGTTCATTTTATCATAGTGAACTTCTCTCTATTATTTTCTTTGCTATTGTCATTGGTATATTTATACCAAAGTTAAAAAAACGAGATTCAGAGATGCTAATAGGTATTCTAGAAGCCTCATTTGAGTTGTTTATGAAGATTACCATGTTTATTATTAAATTGGCTCCTTATGGTATTTTTGGACTGATTTCAAAAGTGGTCGCAGAGCAAGAGGATATGTCCGGTATGTTGTCTAGTTTGGGAATATTTATGGTGTCTGTACTTTCTGCCCTCTTTGTTCACTTTGTAATTGTTATTCCCTTAATGGTTCGTTTTATTGGAAAAGCCAATCCAATAAAACATTTTGACAACATGAGTACAGCGTTGTTAACTGCTTTTTCTACAGCTTCTAGTGCTGCTGCCCTTCCTCTTACGATGGAGGCTACTCATGAAGAATCGGGCGTCTCTAAAAAGATCACTAACTTTACATTGCCTGTAGGGGCTACGGTAAATATGGATGGTACTGCAATATATATTTGTGCTGTTGTCATGTTTATTGCACAACTCAAAGGGGTAGACCTTTCATTTTACCAGCAGTTTGTTATTTTAATCTCTGCTTTATTGACGAGTATTGGTACTGCTGCAATTCCTATGGGGAGTTTGGTTGTTATAACAATTATATTAGATCTTCTAAACCTCCCGATTGAGATGGTTGCAGTCGTTCTTCCTGTTGACAGATTGTTGGATATGTTCAGGACAGCGACCAACGTATGGAGTGACTCTTGTGGTGCTGTAATTGTTGCAAAAACAGAAGGAGAGACTCTTCATGTATAA